AGGCATCAACAGTTCAGCCCTCCATtatttggggggtggggggtcagGGTAAGGAAGGTGTACACATTCATAGGAGAAGTGAAGATGGATGGTAGAGAGGTGGCCCAATGGGTAAAAGGATCCATCTGCTCTGCAGATCTGACctgtttgcagaaaaaaatgtgagcaaACCCACCGTCAGTGTCACCCACCCTCAGAAACACTGTTATGGTTTCATTCAaacctgacagaaaaaaagaaaaaatgcggGACACTgtcaaaagaataataaaactgCATTTAACGCACCCTtccatcaaataaaataaaattctttcTGTTTAACTTGTTGCAGTCCTGGTAAAATGTACACAGCTGTGAAAGAAGACTGTAACGGAAGATATGTTGATGCTCTTTTTATGATccatgaagggggggggggtccagaaataaaatatacttACTCTGCAAAATAGATACAATCATGACTGGGTATTCgaggagcaaaacaaaaacgatAAAAAAAGGTACATCGTGTCATTTCACTTTAATTTTTAGCCacatttaaaatcttaaaaatattcataaaaaggcaaaaaattCTCAGTCCCCAAAAATATTGTGTCATAGACTTAAGGAAGAAATATCTTCAACCTGAAACACTGCCCTTCCACCTTTTTGTACACAATTggcaaaaatatatagatatatatattaacagcAATAACTTaccattgttttaatttattcatttattgactTCTAGGATTTATGTTGCATCTCCCATAGGAAGGAAGCTTCAGTTCTTATTTTTAcatcacaaaaaatatttaaataaaaaataaaaacttctaaAACCCCAAAGCTGTAGTCCTGTCTTGCTCTCCTGTCTTGGCAGTTAGTCTTTTGGGGCAACTCGTCAGAGCATCAAGTCACACAGACGACATGGAGCCTGGGCTACATGTGGTCTAAACTGTTGTGGTTCATGTTCGTTCCCAGCTcctggttgttgttgctgctgccgtTGTTATTATTCCCACCCAACATGTCCGACGGCCCCCCCTGCCCGCCGTGCATCCCCGTCATCCCACTCAGCTGGGACATGATGGAGTTCTGGTCCGAGCTGAACTGACTGGGATCGACGGAACCGCCCGGCTGCTGCTGAGGTAACACTTGCTGCTGGGGTTGTGGGGGGTGGGGCGGCGCCATGCTGGGGTGATGCTGGCCTAGGTGGCCCGGGTGGGGCGAGCCAGTCTGGGTCTGCGGAGAGATGCGATGGGGTGAGGGCTGAGGTTGGGAGGAGGGTTGCATGCGGGGCGACGGGCTGGAGTGTGAGGGCTGCGACTGTGGCCTGGGCGAGGGCTGCGGCGACCTGACCTGACTGCTGAGCGACCCCGCTGGACCGAGTCCCCCTTGTCCTTGGAGATGGTGGGGGGACTGCGCCATCTGCTGTTGGGGACTCATGGGACTGCTGTGCTGGGCTGGAGAGCCCCCGCCAaggtgttgctgctgcagcagcctctGGTGGAGGTTCTGGTGAAGCATGCCTGGGGACGTCTGCGAAAGTGGGGGcccaccaccccctcccccaactCCACCTTGCTGTTGTTGACCCTGCCCTTGTCCGACTTGTACAGCCTGAAGCTggggtcctcctcctcctccactcggCCCTCCGTCTTGTCCTTGAAGTCCACCCAATGGattttgctgttgctgctgttgctgttgttgctgttgctgctgttgctgctgctgctgctgctgctgctgctgcatctgcatctgcaccCTTTGCTGGAGCGCTGCAGCTACTTGTGACATGGTGTTGGGGTAGCCTTGCTGCTGGCCTGGCCCACCCTGTGGTCCTCCTTGTGGCTGCTGAGGCCCCCCAACACCTCCAGCCCCTGGCTGGGGTTGGGAAGAAGGGGGTATTCCTGGCTGCCCCTGGCCAGGCTGCATGAAGCCTTGCTGGCCTTGCTGgccttgctgctgctggaacTGCCCGTGGTTGCccatctgttgctgctgctgctgttgttgttgttgttgttgttgctgctgaagaTGTCTTCTCATCAACATCTCTCTGAACTGTGTAGTCATGTTGCCTTGTTGCCCTGCTTGCATTGCCccctgttgttgctgttgttgttgttgttgctgctgcaacgCAGCCATTTGCTGTTGCTGTAGATTCCCAGGCAACATTGGgcgctgctgttgttgttgttgttgttgttgttgctgctgctgctgctgttgctgctgctgctgctgttgctgctgctgttgttgttgtagctgctGGAGCTGAGCCATGGTGGGCATattccctccccctgccccaccCTGGACCACGTTCATCCCTGGCTGGCCTGCCTGGTTCACATTAACTTGTTGTCCTTCCATGTTAGCAAGCTGGTTAGCCCCAGGCCCTCCGACACCCGGTAGCCCTCCAGCAGCCCCTTGGAACCTTACACCTCCAGGGGCCCCTTGCGGAGGCCCTCCTGGTCCTCCAGGACCACCCTGAGCCCCTTGATATCTGGCTGCTCTTTGTCTGATAAAAGCAGCCATAAGGGTTGGGTTGGAACGAAGGATGTTGAGGACTTGCTGTTGTTGAAGTGGTGAGCTTGGAGAACGCAGAGTTCGCAGAAGGTCTTGTAGTGCTGCCTGGGGTAGGTTTCCTGATCCAGCTACACCCGTTATTGGAGTAGGTGCCCCAGCTGCCCCTCCTGACACACCCATTACCTGCATCATCCCACGGTTTCCTGGCTGAGGTTGCTGCTGATTCATTGGCTGCTGTTGCTGAGCAGctcctggctgctgctgtggtgcCATGTGAGCCATCATGCCTGGCCGTTGTTGAGGATTCATGGCTGGTCCCCCAGGACCCCACTGCTGGTTTGTTGGCTGGAGTTGTCCACTGCCTGCCTGCTGAActtgctggagctgctgctgaacttgAGGCGGCAACTGCGCCTGAGGGCCACCTTGCTGCATCCCCGCTAGCATTCCCTGCTGCTGTGGGTCTAACATAGTCCTTCCGACAACTCCCTGAGTCTGGGGGGGCATGCCCTGGGCCCCAATGTGGGGCATGCCCATCTGGGCCTGGGTGTTTTGGTGGTGAGGATGTGGGGGTATCATGCCCCCCTGTCCCAAGCCACGGATCTGGGCTTGGGCCTGGGCCATCTGTCTCTGGGTCTCTGCTAAGCGCTGAATTTTTAGGGCCGTCTCTACAGCAGCCAAAGGGGGGCCTTGCTGTTGGCCTTGTACAGGCATGGATCCCTGACCTTGATTGGGTTGTTGCTGCTGCGGTGGGGTGGCTGGACCGAGTCCAGGTTTTCCCAGTGactggtggagaggagaggctcCAGGGGGTCTGGGGTTGTACGGAGGCAAACCACCAGTGTGCTGCGGCTGCTGGAGTTGCTGGACATTgggaggctgctgctggagctgaggcaccatctgctgctgaggagagtTCATcatcccccctccacctcctccacccactGGCTGAAACTGATGGAGATGGTGTTGGGGGGGCATGGCACCGCCTTGCTGCTGAACCTGTTGTTGCTGGCCTGGAGCTCCCATTCCCCCCATGCCAACCCCCTGTTGCTGTGGAAGTGCAGGCATGTTCCCCTGAGTGGGTGTTTGAGGGGTAGGAGGCTGTGTGCCCACAGATGTAGGGGTACCGGGACCAGTTGCTCCATTGTTGGCTCCAGGAGAGGGTAAGCCATTGCCCCCAGGAGCTCCTCCAGGAGCAGCCTGGCCCACTCTCTGCATGCTGGCCATCCGTCTTCTTAGCATCTGGGCCTGCTGGAGCCtgtgctgaagctgctgctgacggAGCTTGTGCTTGATGTTTAGGCAGAACGGGACCGGGCATTTGTTCTCCTGACAGTGCTTAGCGTGGTAGCAACAAAGCGCAATGAGCTGTTTGCAGATGGGGCAACCGCCattggtttttcttttgcagcctTTTGTGTGCTGAACAACCCGTTTCATCTTCTGGCAGGACGGCAGAGAGCAGTTGGCATTTCGACACTGACAGGCATGGACGAGGGACTGGATGCAACGCTGGATGCTGAGGCGCCGGGAGTCTCCGGGGCTCTGAGTGGTAGCGGCAGCCTGGTTGCTACTTTCATCATCCAAACCGAGGCCTAACTTCTCCATCTTGTGCTCGTGGCCCTTAGTGTTGTAACATGTGATGCAGAGGTCGTAATCCTGTGAGGGACGGCACGGATAAGACGGTTAGAAAATTtactattttttaaaagtaacaGGTTTTACAGTAACATCGTCAACTACAGCCTACATACTTTTTTTATACAACTCAACTATTACCTGTAACCACAAATACGACCCACTAAGGCAACTGTTGCCCAACTCACCTCACAGACAGTGCAGTGGAAACGAGTCTCCACGTGGTGCTTGCACTCATTGCAAGTGTAGACAAAGCGGTCCTGGCTTTGGTTATGCAACTCCACCAGCATGCACATGGAGCTCCACAAGGACCTCCTTAGCGAGCTGAACTCCAGGTGTTTGTCCCGGGCCAAAGTCAGAAAGGCATCACGGCCATCCATGAGGTCACATGCCATCAGGGGATCCGGGTCTGAAATAGGGGGCAAGGCATTTGCCATGGGGCCTGCGATCAGTCGGATCACAAAGAAAACCTAGGACATGGGGAAAATGGGGAGAACAgtctttaaaaacataattcatctCTATGCCAGCACAGATGCCAGAATTCAGTGTTGCTGTCTATTCATTATACTCCATTAGTAAGCTGCGTGTTTAGATAAAGTCATTTTAATTAGGATTTTCTTTtacctctttgtgtttttccatagTGGCATAGAGTTTCTGTGAAAGGTCATTGGAGACATTAGGCATCCCTGGCTTCTTCTTATTGGCTCGGCTCAAGCTGCTCTTGTTCTTACTCGTCTTCttattgttcttcttctttgcattTTTACTGTCACCTTTTGTATCCTGCACAAGAAAGGGGAGGGGGCAATCGGTAATCGACAAAGCTCATGTACAAAAGACATAAAGGCTCTTTAGGGCCATATGGATAAATCACAGCTTTCTTACATCAATACTCTCATTGGAAGTGCtgttctcctcccttttcctctcctcctcctcctgctctaaCTCTTTGATGCTCTCTTCCAGCACATTGGGCCAAAAGTCACCCTCAAAGTAAGGCAGCTCCTTCGCACTGGTCAGACGATCCTCTGTTGCCTGCTTGAAGATATCCTTTAAAAGGTACATTGAAAACAAAGTTAGTGTTTTGCATTGATATAGTCTAAATCACCTATAGCAGCAACTATATCACAGATGTTCATCATCATAGCTGtgcagaatatattttttaacatgtagTCTTAACTTAGCAGCTACATTCCAAAAACACAGGAGTGAAGTCGAATGCTGCCTCTTTACCTTGTAGTCGTGCACTATCCGCTCCGCCACAGCTTTATCCAACATCTTCTTGTACCATTCCTGAAGACGTTTGGGCTTCGGAATCTTCTGATCCATAGGGTGACAGTGGAAGATGTAGTCGTCCCCTTCACTAGGTGGGCAGGCCCAGATGTGGCCAGTGGTGTAGCTGAGGAGGACACGCGAAAGATAGGAAATGATGAACATGATAAATGTATAGCGCTGTGACtggacagaataaaaaatttGTTCACATGCTCGTTTGTGAGTACAAgaatggacaaaaataaaagtcttctTTGAGCAGGAGCACTCACCCCAACCTCCTGACATATTCCAAGTACCCAATGAGGATTTCGTGGTAAACTGCTGTTCTTAGAGCGCGAGGCCGAAAGAAGTGTACACTGTCCAGGTAGGAGATGTACACTCGCCTGAGTGGGTGAAAGAGGGAATATAGATATATCACAGCAGCTGAAACTGAAGTTTAAGTTTATCCTTAAAGGATAAAGACCTTGGTATAATGATGTCCTTACCTCTGGTTGGGCTGAGGACAGTCAGATCCATACTCCTGAACATGCATACCAAAGAAGCAGACGTCTGCACCGTCGATGTCCTCAAATGCAAAAAGGGCTTTTGTCCTGTATGGGAAAGACTCCGACATCTCTCCGCTGTCCACAAATCTGAAGGTACAAACAAGGGTGTATACACTTACTGACTGTAAAACACAGAACCCCAAAACTCAACTGTGTTTGTATTATAGCCTgtgacttttcctttttacatcAACAATGAAATCCTGGCATTCACAATTTTCACGGTGGGAAATTTCTACAAGcagaagacacaaaaaaaaagagtctgatTTTCAAGTCAGTCTCTTCTACCAGCTTCTACACAGGAAAAGACAGACGTCTATTCTAAGTTtgactgtttcttcttcctgtacCTGGACTTCATGCCTGGTTTAACCTCCACCACTTTATCAGAGACATGGACGACGCGAATGGCGACTTCTCCAGTCTCCGGCTGGCTCTGACGCTTTATGAAGTCATTTACCCTCGTCTCCAGGTAACTGCCCAACTTAGTCTGAGGCAACCCTGTTTGGGAGAAAGCCAGGCAAAACATTGCAATTTTAGTTTAGGTAGGTGATAACAATTGTTAAAACAGCAGGGAGATGTATGACTGAAAGCTAAGTATGAAGAGCACAACTCCCAATCAATTTGGGACATTTTTTCCATATCTGTATATAGCTGTAAATGTGACGCACTGcgcaaagcaataaaaaaattcagaaagTAACCAAGCCAGCATGTCAGAGGAAAACTTAAGGGGAAGCATATTTTCTGGTTGACTACATCTACATTATGGAACTACAGTTTCAGATTTGAGTCTCCAGTCAGTAAATGGTGATGACATGAGAATAGCGTTTGacagaagatagatagatagatagttactttatttatcccaagctgggaaattccggtgtaacagcagcacgtttcacacagcagtCTCATATGAATGGGTCAAATTAGGATTTAACACAACTTcagaatgaaaacagttttcatcagtttttttttttatgaaaggaGTATACAAGTACAAAACAGGACATTGTCAAAAAGTGGGGTAGAGGCATTGCCACTTACGTTTGGCACAATATTTGTTCTCTTTCCTTgtcttgtttgtcttctttaaaCAGCCATcgcagacaaaactgaggtaCAGCAATGACAAAAGTGGTCAAGTCAGTCAAAttacggggaaaaaaaagaaataataatattgaagaCAGAACGACTGGAATTAGGAAAAGCTACTCACCCCGATGGCCAGATGGTTTCATGGTGTAGGACACAAATCTGGTGCATCCTGCGCCCACAGTCCAAACATTCAACAAGCCTGGGAAGACAgagattaaaattaaaattacacATTTAGTCCTTGAGAGATATTTGGCTATCAGCAGGCTGTTACACTTACAGTTCAGGGTCCAGTGtgtcgttcttcttcttctcaaactGATCCTTGTTAATCGATCTATGATTACAAGGAGTGcatcaaaaaaaaggaaaagaaaaaggatttgtcaaaacatgtcaagttaaagtttcatattcatcacaagtttttctttactctttcCTATACTTTTCCTCACATTAACTGGATCTTAAATAATTTTTTGCAGTAACTTTTCTATACGCAGTGAGTCttctatcacacatcacacCCTGAAGAGACAGTCGTCAGTTGGGGGTATTcaatgtcttgcccaaggacgcttcggcatgcggactggaggacgccagggatcgaaccaccaaccttgtGGTTAGTAGACGACCCACTCTACCACCTGAACCACAGCTGCCCTAATTAGGCCGCCAATAAGGCTGCTATAACATTACACAGCATGGTAGGATTGTTCTGAATCCATACACAGTGTTCTTATAAACTCTTATTTTCTATCCAATACTTTCCTACAGGAATGCTAGTGATGAGTTTGCCCCTCATTACACAAGGCATATAAATGTCACTCTTTGGGAGAGCATGCTGAGAATCACATGAATTTAGTAGAGTAAGTGATAATGCAGCAAACCATgtcttttgaagaaaaatacaagGATGAATATTGTAAAGTAAGTAATGTTTCCTGCCACTGCGATGTCCTGACAAAATGTATATCAACAGACTAGTCAAAGGAGATTCTAGGCAAAAAATAAGTCACTAAGGTTTTGcatgaaaagcatcagatcAGAGTAAACCGTTTCAAATatgattgttaaaaaaaaagagatagaaAAACCTTAAAATATTTGCAACTTCTATCTTGAATGGAGGGTCGCTGGAGCTAATTGGTTTACAAAGAGGAAAAATTTTGCGTTTCAAAGTTAGTGTATGATCCCTTGTCAAACTGTGGAATTATCGTCCATGTTAAATGCAGCAATACTTACGTTTGTGGCTGGGTTGGGTCATCGCCCAGGGAAACCGTCTCTCCCTGGATCTCGTTGAAGCACTTCTCACAGAAGTGGTACCTGTTAGCAATAAGCCCAAATTTTGGTGAACTACACCGTTCCCCACagcacagccaatcacagacagCGCACGGGAGGGCAGTCACCAAATGGGACGGGGTTGGGGTAAGGCAGGTTGCCACAAGCGAAGCAAGCAGGAAGTAGGAGCGCAGCACAGCAGGGAGTCGTCATCGCAACAGCCAGTCATAATTTTTGAGGGGCAAGGATGAGAGGATGGGGGTGGGTTTGGAGGTGCATGGTTGGTCAAGATAAAAGCAAGCCAATGTTGACATCACAGCCATTGGAAGGGAGGACAGACAAGTCATATAGACCCGGAACAGGacgagacaaaaacaagacaacacacagcagagagccGAGGCAAAGCACAGATTAGCAATCAGGACATGACAGGATGAGCAACAGCAACCACCATGACAGCCAACCGAGCAGGAGCCAGTCAGTGTGAGCTCAACGGAAGAAGCAGGAGGTTGTAGCACAGGACATAATACAGACACTGAACAAATAAGAACAGACAACTGCTTAGCTGTTCATTCAAACAGTTCATTTTAAAGTCCGTCCTTTCACATTCCAGCATGGTTTTTATTGGTGTGTTAAAAGACAGAGcgcaggttaaaaaaaacgtatttttcttttctaaaggAATGCGAACTTCATAAAGGCACAGGTCAACATGGTTGAACAAGCGTTTGCTTCTTTGGTTAGTCTGTGAGCCCTTTTTCTGTACCAAATgacaaatactttttcaaaCGTTGTGTCGATCTGcgatttaaaatgtgtttttattggaaAATAATATCTTAGAGAATGTGAGGAGAGGACTGTTAAAATGCCAGTGCATTAGGAAACACATGAAGGTGTAAACAGGGAAAATGAAGTGAAGGGAAGCCTTTAGGGAAGCACATTTCATTCAATGAAAACTGATAAAAATGCTAATATGTACCTCACTGAATTGAACATATACCCTTTTTTTTAGACAGTCTATCAGTAAATAATGTCCACTTAACCTAAAGTCTAATTGCTTCCTCAATTACCCTGTCCTCCACTCGTGGTTATTACATGGGTAATTCCCTCCCTCCATACCTGTTCTGGTAGCTGAAATAAGCAGCATCTCGGGGAATAGTGCATAGCTGCTTTCCAtagcagcacagtgtctgaggaGAGAACTCCAACTGAtggacagaaacaaagaaatagaTTAGGAATGTATTCATCTCTACACCATCAACAGTAGTTATTTTAATCCAGGGTAAACTGAATGAGATGAAGACGCTACTGAGCTCCCAGTGTTAGTTTACATTAATGATCTTTAAGGGAAACAAACATAGCTTCCCCAAGATTCCCCAACAGCTTGTGTCATATAACCTTCTAGTTTAATCATATTGTGATACTTTTATCGTATCACGTTAACATTTATCATTCAAATAAATTACCTGGAGAAAAATCTTGACTtgatggtatttttttaaatttgcaagAATAGAGACAAACCCTCATccacacagcagctgtaaaGTGGGGCTGAAGTCCACTCATTTCTGTTAGgctaagtttaaaaaaaaaaaaaaaaatgtttaagaaatTACATCTGCCATCAAGTgctactttgttttttctcattgtcaGAAGTCAAGCTCGGAGGCAGCCTCTCATAACAAGGGCCAATCAGTTGTTATTTGTCTGCAAAACCAAAAATAGCAGAGTCTAATGAGAGCTGAAATGTGATATGGCAGTGGTATGCCCAAGGCCAAATTTAGCTATGAAGCCACTTCACTGCTTCCATTTTCAGATGTGAATGAGGGGAGTTAATTTTCCCATCTGAAGCATACTCCGACCATTCATGCCCACTGCCTTTTGCAGGCATACTGTGCGTATAGACATATTTTCAACATTGGATTGGTGTAATTACACAGATCactacaaaatgtttttgataagAAAAAGCATGTGTTGATTAAGAGTCAGGGGGCCTAGGTAACAAAGGACTACAAATCTCCTGACTTCTAGCTTTATAAATAAAGCAGCAGGACTCTATAAAGGAGAGCCATCCAATGACAAGTttaacctaaaaaaataaaaagtcagacAACATGTGTTCCTTACCCTTATGCTACCTCCACACTTTCCTTGTTTTGTACAATAATCACCgtcaacaacacacatttccacttcCACCCATTTAGCCAGTTATGCACgctctcctcaccttcctgcCACAACAGTAGCC
This Scophthalmus maximus strain ysfricsl-2021 chromosome 16, ASM2237912v1, whole genome shotgun sequence DNA region includes the following protein-coding sequences:
- the ep300a gene encoding histone acetyltransferase p300 isoform X7, whose amino-acid sequence is MAENVLDSGPPSAKRPKLSSPALSASASDGNDLGSLLELDLPDELISSNESGLVNGGDLSQLHTTLGGGPAGLGPGGGGGGPGGMGLGGGPGGVAGGQDAVAKHKQLSELLRSGAPASTQQGHQGAMGSPGGPTAMGQHLANMKAPPGQGPQQMMGQGQQQQHLSPQQQASMMQQQQNAAAGMMGGMNRAMMGVQQKGNNGQQQPGMIGNQVMNGSPRMGFGNQGMGGNSNLLAETLQQQGAGGQAGMRGQQPGAMNKMGMMGNPGGPFGGPYAGQGNQGLGGAGLGPQLQNKGPMANNMAPFNVDKKTQPMQGMASMGSQQSQASVGGPSGAPVGGAPGMVPNAQAGLMGPGAQVSAASAAAGAPPTADPEKRKLIQQQLVLLLHAHKCQRREQANGEVRQCNLPHCRTMKNVLNHMTHCQAGKSCQVAHCASSRQIISHWKNCTRHDCPVCLPLKNAGDKRNPQCESLLGGAGAGLGSSLGAVAGGQPSAPSLNPPSQIDPSSIERAYAALGLTYQGNQIQPQTAQPNMTNQGLQGQTGMRPLNPMSANPMGVNGGVGASAQSQQANLLQDTMMHLNVNTQGLLNDAVGVGSLPTAAPPSAAGMRKSWHADITQDLRNHLVHKLVQAIFPTPDPAALKDRRMENLVAYARKVEGDMYESANSRAEYYHLLAEKIYKIQKELEEKRRTRLQKQGLGLGPAGMGQPSPGLPPNGPLPDPSLVRPAVPNQMVNRMQSPGMNQFNQMGMQSMAQRSTPPLPMGASGNQMGMVGSRMAQPNVNQIQNQYLPQGQFTGSGPGVGTAQPGIAQPGAQAGMAQTQMGTPPSLPVASPLAQPGSAGGPSSVSGVGPMGPQSVGGGGPNLSAGAPPSSMTPSNTNQQPNSIPHLGAMRGSPSPAHSRSPTPHQTPPRLAGSQTPQPHTPNAPQLAPPSVPQQNQLGQGPGSNKSLQQQHIGQAGSTTPSHPGLSSNSTPHGSQLPRTPLSQKGSFPADSQALTPASVSSLDTSSQQPQSNASANNLDPKMEVKQQDEDEESDAGSCSKGGKLSNLKTEEKLVKLELKKEECCGEGGKGVPMDTSSTMQTSCVKTEDRKPEVKKEVKEEEETSESATPQAQVKKKIFKPEELRQALMPTLESLYRQDPESLPFRMPVDPQLLCIPDYFDIVKNPMDLSTIKRKLDTGQYQDPWQYVDDIWLMFNNAWLYNRKTSRVYKFCSKLAEVFEQEIDPVMQSLGYCCGRKLEFSPQTLCCYGKQLCTIPRDAAYFSYQNSSPKFGLIANRYHFCEKCFNEIQGETVSLGDDPTQPQTSINKDQFEKKKNDTLDPELLVECLDCGRRMHQICVLHHETIWPSGFVCDGCLKKTNKTRKENKYCAKRLPQTKLGSYLETRVNDFIKRQSQPETGEVAIRVVHVSDKVVEVKPGMKSRFVDSGEMSESFPYRTKALFAFEDIDGADVCFFGMHVQEYGSDCPQPNQRRVYISYLDSVHFFRPRALRTAVYHEILIGYLEYVRRLGYTTGHIWACPPSEGDDYIFHCHPMDQKIPKPKRLQEWYKKMLDKAVAERIVHDYKDIFKQATEDRLTSAKELPYFEGDFWPNVLEESIKELEQEEEERKREENSTSNESIDDTKGDSKNAKKKNNKKTSKNKSSLSRANKKKPGMPNVSNDLSQKLYATMEKHKEVFFVIRLIAGPMANALPPISDPDPLMACDLMDGRDAFLTLARDKHLEFSSLRRSLWSSMCMLVELHNQSQDRFVYTCNECKHHVETRFHCTVCEDYDLCITCYNTKGHEHKMEKLGLGLDDESSNQAAATTQSPGDSRRLSIQRCIQSLVHACQCRNANCSLPSCQKMKRVVQHTKGCKRKTNGGCPICKQLIALCCYHAKHCQENKCPVPFCLNIKHKLRQQQLQHRLQQAQMLRRRMASMQRVGQAAPGGAPGGNGLPSPGANNGATGPGTPTSVGTQPPTPQTPTQGNMPALPQQQGVGMGGMGAPGQQQQVQQQGGAMPPQHHLHQFQPVGGGGGGGMMNSPQQQMVPQLQQQPPNVQQLQQPQHTGGLPPYNPRPPGASPLHQSLGKPGLGPATPPQQQQPNQGQGSMPVQGQQQGPPLAAVETALKIQRLAETQRQMAQAQAQIRGLGQGGMIPPHPHHQNTQAQMGMPHIGAQGMPPQTQGVVGRTMLDPQQQGMLAGMQQGGPQAQLPPQVQQQLQQVQQAGSGQLQPTNQQWGPGGPAMNPQQRPGMMAHMAPQQQPGAAQQQQPMNQQQPQPGNRGMMQVMGVSGGAAGAPTPITGVAGSGNLPQAALQDLLRTLRSPSSPLQQQQVLNILRSNPTLMAAFIRQRAARYQGAQGGPGGPGGPPQGAPGGVRFQGAAGGLPGVGGPGANQLANMEGQQVNVNQAGQPGMNVVQGGAGGGNMPTMAQLQQLQQQQQQQQQQQQQQQQQQQQQQQQQQQQRPMLPGNLQQQQMAALQQQQQQQQQQQGAMQAGQQGNMTTQFREMLMRRHLQQQQQQQQQQQQQQQMGNHGQFQQQQGQQGQQGFMQPGQGQPGIPPSSQPQPGAGGVGGPQQPQGGPQGGPGQQQGYPNTMSQVAAALQQRVQMQMQQQQQQQQQQQQQQQQQQQQQQQNPLGGLQGQDGGPSGGGGGPQLQAVQVGQGQGQQQQGGVGGGGGGPPLSQTSPGMLHQNLHQRLLQQQHLGGGSPAQHSSPMSPQQQMAQSPHHLQGQGGLGPAGSLSSQVRSPQPSPRPQSQPSHSSPSPRMQPSSQPQPSPHRISPQTQTGSPHPGHLGQHHPSMAPPHPPQPQQQVLPQQQPGGSVDPSQFSSDQNSIMSQLSGMTGMHGGQGGPSDMLGGNNNNGSSNNNQELGTNMNHNSLDHM